A region of Methanocorpusculum labreanum Z DNA encodes the following proteins:
- a CDS encoding translation initiation factor IF-2 subunit beta, whose amino-acid sequence MVQSYEDMLKAAYSGIGEPTETGERFVMPKAKIYIEGKTTVLENFSDIVDSLNRDKDHFMKFILGELGTAGKIDGNRAVFNGKFEQAQFDAILETYVGDYVICSECGRPDTKLVKDDRVLMLLCEACGSKRPIRKRKAKTEVQGPAIEEGKELEVHIESISKKGDGVARIGKYILYVAGTKAGQNVKVRITRISGQVAFTQKIL is encoded by the coding sequence ATGGTGCAGTCATACGAAGATATGTTAAAGGCCGCGTATTCCGGGATAGGGGAACCGACGGAGACCGGCGAACGGTTCGTCATGCCGAAGGCGAAGATCTATATCGAGGGGAAAACTACGGTTCTCGAGAACTTTTCCGATATCGTAGACAGTCTCAACCGTGATAAGGACCACTTCATGAAGTTCATTTTGGGCGAACTTGGTACGGCAGGTAAGATCGACGGAAACCGCGCGGTGTTCAATGGAAAGTTCGAACAGGCACAGTTTGATGCGATTCTTGAGACATATGTCGGTGATTACGTCATCTGTTCCGAGTGCGGCAGGCCGGACACGAAACTCGTCAAAGACGACCGCGTACTGATGCTTCTTTGCGAGGCATGCGGATCGAAGAGACCCATCCGTAAACGCAAAGCGAAGACCGAGGTCCAGGGTCCCGCGATCGAGGAAGGAAAGGAGCTCGAGGTCCATATCGAGTCCATCAGTAAGAAAGGCGACGGCGTTGCAAGGATCGGCAAATATATTCTGTATGTCGCCGGTACCAAGGCCGGTCAGAATGTGAAAGTGCGGATCACCCGTATCTCCGGTCAGGTTGCCTTCACTCAGAAAATCCTTTAA
- a CDS encoding 50S ribosomal protein L18e encodes MNKTNPRLESLIMMLKRASRENEANIWREIAGRLNTSSKNQAEVNVGKINRYANENEIILVPGKVLAAGVIGTSVSVAALNFSDAAREKITEAKGTCMTIEELVAANPKGSRVRILR; translated from the coding sequence ATGAATAAAACTAACCCACGTCTCGAATCCTTAATCATGATGCTTAAACGCGCATCCCGGGAGAACGAGGCAAACATCTGGCGTGAAATTGCCGGCCGTCTGAACACGTCCAGCAAGAATCAGGCAGAAGTGAACGTCGGTAAAATCAACCGCTATGCAAACGAGAATGAGATCATCCTGGTTCCGGGCAAAGTGCTCGCAGCAGGTGTAATTGGTACTTCCGTATCAGTTGCAGCTCTCAACTTCTCCGATGCAGCCCGCGAGAAAATAACCGAAGCAAAAGGCACCTGCATGACAATCGAAGAGCTTGTCGCTGCAAATCCGAAAGGAAGCCGCGTAAGGATCCTGAGGTGA
- a CDS encoding 30S ribosomal protein S9, whose protein sequence is MKIINTSGKRKTAIARATLREGKGRVRINSVPLEVYGNEIIRMKISEALALAPGSIDNVDVDIDVSGGGVMGQAEAIRTALGRGILSWTNDPKIKEVYLSYDRTLLVNDSRQKEAKKPHGRGARARFQKSYR, encoded by the coding sequence ATGAAAATTATTAACACCAGTGGAAAAAGAAAAACCGCAATTGCCCGCGCCACCCTTCGTGAGGGAAAAGGCAGAGTTAGAATTAACTCCGTCCCCCTTGAAGTATACGGTAACGAGATCATTCGCATGAAGATCTCCGAGGCACTTGCACTTGCACCAGGATCCATCGACAACGTCGATGTCGATATTGATGTCTCCGGCGGAGGCGTCATGGGTCAGGCAGAGGCAATCCGCACGGCACTTGGCCGCGGTATCCTTTCCTGGACCAATGACCCGAAGATCAAGGAAGTGTACCTCTCTTACGACAGAACGCTCCTTGTCAACGACTCACGTCAGAAAGAAGCGAAGAAGCCTCATGGACGCGGTGCCCGTGCACGGTTCCAGAAGTCTTATCGTTAA
- a CDS encoding 30S ribosomal protein S4, whose translation MGYPGKNTKQYSSPKRRFEKSRIESERVLAITYGLRNKREIWRATEVLRKHRSGAREVLAMTSSIGEAPKTIARRDELVGTLQRYGLLGPDAAMDNILSLKVEDILERRLQTIVYRKGLARSPKQARQLITHGHIAINGQRVSVPSYMVSIAEEAGIMYYATSSLGDEANGERQRIMNQRA comes from the coding sequence ATGGGATACCCAGGAAAGAACACCAAACAATACTCTTCCCCGAAGCGCCGCTTCGAGAAGTCGCGTATTGAATCTGAACGCGTCCTTGCGATCACCTACGGTCTGCGTAACAAACGCGAGATCTGGAGAGCCACCGAAGTGCTGAGAAAGCACAGAAGCGGCGCCCGTGAAGTCCTCGCAATGACCTCCTCTATCGGTGAAGCACCGAAGACAATTGCCCGCCGCGATGAACTTGTCGGCACGCTCCAGCGCTACGGCCTTCTTGGTCCGGACGCAGCAATGGATAACATTCTGTCTTTAAAAGTCGAAGACATCCTTGAGCGCCGCCTTCAGACGATCGTCTACCGCAAAGGTCTTGCACGCAGCCCGAAACAGGCACGTCAGCTTATCACCCACGGACACATTGCTATCAATGGTCAGCGTGTGAGCGTTCCAAGCTACATGGTTTCCATCGCAGAAGAGGCCGGCATTATGTATTACGCAACCTCCAGTCTCGGCGATGAAGCAAACGGCGAACGCCAGCGCATCATGAATCAGAGGGCATAA
- a CDS encoding type IV pilin N-terminal domain-containing protein, translating into MKARPEAAISPTIGVILLIFLTVVLVGAAALVFFGFSGDLTEPKHAYITAETTDNATNPLVLRVWDIGDGTVLKDLVVSVNTPEGVSIGTPTKISNAFYVGETIPIEFDDSFPKGSYLVTVTGEFADGANQVLFTKIMDLGADGRKIQEVSTEKLFLMADYAYWKPNKLYLTDTTPYKNILNISYWTLDLGYSGVDIQVLSHPADDYSYTYPTEAFNGTSQTFVITYTAYYIDGKSKTTVQKEVQLYVSEQPDQLGEYVKNYKIGGESLQGTGDSTHHIPLVGILATTIWREDIDGRYIIVDGEYRPALQVNLNDPKEGASSVSVTSDTEFRVGSTYFAPGETYAGTFSTFYLNTANRTAINVTLKIFDASNTKLAEQTTLITIRD; encoded by the coding sequence ATGAAAGCAAGACCGGAAGCCGCAATATCGCCGACGATCGGTGTGATACTTCTCATTTTTCTAACCGTGGTTCTCGTCGGCGCAGCTGCCCTCGTTTTTTTCGGATTTTCCGGCGATTTGACCGAGCCGAAACATGCATATATCACCGCGGAAACAACGGACAATGCCACAAATCCCCTGGTCCTGCGTGTTTGGGACATTGGTGACGGAACGGTGCTGAAAGATCTGGTCGTTTCGGTAAACACGCCGGAGGGAGTCAGCATCGGAACACCAACCAAGATTTCGAATGCATTTTATGTGGGAGAGACCATCCCAATCGAATTCGATGACAGCTTTCCAAAAGGGAGCTACCTTGTCACGGTAACCGGCGAATTTGCCGACGGAGCAAACCAGGTACTTTTTACCAAAATCATGGACCTTGGAGCCGACGGCAGGAAGATTCAGGAAGTCAGTACGGAAAAGCTGTTCCTTATGGCGGATTATGCGTACTGGAAACCAAACAAGCTTTATCTGACGGACACGACCCCCTACAAAAATATCTTGAACATCTCGTACTGGACGCTTGATCTCGGCTATTCGGGCGTGGACATACAAGTATTGTCCCACCCGGCAGATGATTACAGCTATACTTACCCGACCGAGGCATTCAACGGCACATCACAGACATTCGTGATCACCTATACTGCATATTATATCGACGGAAAATCCAAGACGACCGTGCAGAAAGAAGTACAGCTCTACGTCAGCGAACAGCCGGACCAACTGGGAGAATATGTGAAAAACTACAAGATCGGTGGAGAATCCCTGCAGGGAACGGGAGATTCAACGCATCACATACCCCTTGTCGGGATACTGGCAACCACGATCTGGAGAGAGGATATCGACGGGCGATATATCATAGTAGACGGAGAATACCGCCCCGCCCTCCAGGTCAATCTGAACGATCCAAAAGAAGGAGCCAGTTCCGTTTCGGTCACCAGCGACACGGAATTCCGTGTGGGAAGCACATACTTTGCACCCGGCGAAACCTATGCGGGAACCTTTTCGACCTTCTATCTCAATACGGCAAACAGGACCGCGATCAATGTCACCTTAAAAATATTCGACGCAAGTAATACCAAGCTGGCCGAACAGACAACACTGATCACCATCAGGGACTAA
- a CDS encoding ArsR family transcriptional regulator, protein MLDQDNISHLLDILGNRNRRRILDLLRQKPCFVTEISDRLVINPKAVIEHLAIMQKEAVISSYQDDKRRKYYYLVNDFTLSVQVTKSEQPIETVSADNGEILPLSDKIMMIRRLLDSREKLIENLEAVEKDIDEMMGDVIVNGRTVFQNNIEAELLLALVYAPLTPIELSDTSGRSIPEVTAALRSLASKGYVHSEGGRYNLCGITHHALETTELTS, encoded by the coding sequence ATGCTTGATCAGGATAACATATCTCACTTACTGGACATCCTTGGAAACCGGAATCGAAGACGGATCCTCGATCTTCTCCGGCAGAAACCATGCTTCGTCACCGAAATATCCGACCGGCTGGTCATCAACCCGAAAGCTGTTATCGAACACCTTGCGATCATGCAGAAGGAAGCGGTCATCTCCAGTTATCAGGATGACAAGCGGCGCAAATACTACTACCTCGTCAACGACTTCACCCTCTCGGTCCAGGTGACAAAATCAGAGCAGCCTATAGAGACCGTTTCTGCCGATAACGGCGAGATCCTCCCGCTTTCCGACAAGATCATGATGATCCGCCGTCTGCTCGATTCCCGGGAAAAGCTCATCGAAAATCTTGAAGCCGTGGAAAAGGACATCGACGAGATGATGGGGGACGTGATCGTCAACGGAAGAACGGTGTTCCAGAACAATATCGAGGCCGAACTTCTTCTCGCATTAGTGTACGCTCCCTTAACGCCGATCGAACTCTCCGATACCAGCGGCCGGAGCATCCCCGAGGTCACGGCGGCTTTGCGCTCTCTTGCGTCGAAAGGGTATGTCCACTCAGAAGGGGGCAGGTACAATCTCTGCGGCATCACGCATCATGCGCTTGAGACCACCGAGCTCACTTCATAA
- a CDS encoding L-threonylcarbamoyladenylate synthase, protein MITPTEESRIEKAVRVLSRDGLVVYPTETVYGLGADALSDTAVIKVYEAKQRPLGKPISVAVSDIEMIYGIADVSPFAERFISKFLPGPVTIVLPVKNCLPGDLSGGTGTIGIRYPDHTLALELISMFDCPITATSANISGEISPVSVDQVNVPHDYLLDGGVLPGIPSTVVNLETRNIERPGAMLDDIARFFIENAK, encoded by the coding sequence ATGATAACACCAACCGAAGAGAGCAGAATAGAAAAAGCCGTCCGCGTTTTATCCCGCGACGGCCTTGTAGTATATCCGACGGAAACCGTGTACGGGCTTGGGGCCGACGCGTTGTCGGATACTGCCGTCATCAAAGTCTATGAAGCAAAACAGCGGCCTCTTGGAAAACCGATCTCGGTCGCCGTTTCCGATATCGAAATGATCTACGGCATTGCAGACGTCAGCCCGTTTGCAGAACGGTTCATCAGCAAATTCCTGCCGGGTCCGGTCACGATCGTTCTCCCGGTGAAAAACTGTCTGCCTGGCGACCTTTCCGGAGGGACGGGCACGATCGGGATACGGTATCCGGATCACACCCTCGCTCTTGAACTGATCTCCATGTTCGACTGTCCGATAACCGCGACCTCGGCAAACATCTCAGGCGAAATATCTCCTGTAAGCGTCGACCAGGTCAACGTACCTCATGATTATCTGCTTGACGGCGGCGTTCTTCCAGGAATCCCGAGCACGGTCGTCAATCTCGAAACAAGAAATATCGAGCGTCCAGGCGCGATGCTGGACGACATCGCCCGTTTCTTTATAGAAAACGCGAAATGA
- a CDS encoding 30S ribosomal protein S13 has product MVEESELKYFVRIINTDLDGTQPVQLALTGIKGIGLHAALIIARRAGVDTRATMGLLGDEDVAAIEEQVKAYPASVPKWMVNRPVDVYSGEPKHLYGSDLSLAKEDDINLMKKMRCYRGIRHENGLKVRGQRTKATGRFGKIVGVSKRRN; this is encoded by the coding sequence ATGGTTGAAGAGTCAGAATTAAAATATTTTGTGCGGATCATTAACACTGATCTGGACGGTACCCAGCCCGTGCAGCTTGCGCTGACGGGAATTAAGGGCATCGGCCTCCATGCCGCACTCATCATCGCACGCCGTGCTGGCGTCGACACCCGTGCCACCATGGGTCTCTTAGGCGATGAAGATGTGGCCGCGATTGAAGAGCAGGTAAAAGCATACCCTGCCTCAGTGCCAAAATGGATGGTCAACCGCCCGGTAGATGTGTACTCGGGAGAACCGAAACACCTCTACGGCAGCGACCTTTCCCTTGCGAAGGAAGATGACATCAACCTCATGAAGAAGATGCGGTGTTACCGCGGTATCCGTCATGAGAATGGTCTCAAAGTTCGCGGACAGCGTACGAAAGCAACCGGCAGATTCGGTAAGATCGTCGGTGTCTCCAAGAGGCGGAACTAA
- a CDS encoding DNA-directed RNA polymerase subunit N, producing the protein MIPVRCFTCGKVISTVWEEYQQRKAAGEDPKEILDSLGLDRYCCRRMLLSHKETVDELYPYT; encoded by the coding sequence ATGATACCAGTTCGATGTTTCACCTGTGGAAAAGTAATTTCTACTGTATGGGAAGAATATCAACAGAGAAAAGCTGCAGGCGAGGATCCGAAAGAGATTCTTGATTCACTCGGGTTAGACCGATATTGCTGCAGAAGAATGCTTCTCTCTCACAAAGAGACTGTTGATGAGTTGTATCCGTACACGTGA
- a CDS encoding DUF5612 domain-containing protein, giving the protein MVSHHALSLIADNQKGILRDIGSVCAEHNANITAIQQEILTRGPDKGCAWADIEIEGGDDTDSILSELRLVTGVREVVLHDTFGEIFGKRVIIIGGGAQVAQVAMGAVNEADRHNIRGERISVDTIPLVGEQNLARAVEAVGRLPRASILVLAGSLMGGEITTAIKSIQADGIPVICLKMAGSASSAADLVVTDPIQAGVMAVMHISTIGVFDIAKVKGEEF; this is encoded by the coding sequence ATGGTGTCCCATCACGCACTCAGCCTCATAGCCGACAATCAGAAAGGTATCCTCAGAGATATCGGTTCGGTATGTGCTGAACACAATGCGAACATCACCGCGATTCAGCAGGAGATTCTGACCCGCGGACCGGATAAGGGCTGTGCGTGGGCGGATATCGAGATTGAAGGAGGGGACGACACCGATTCGATCCTCTCGGAACTCCGTCTCGTAACCGGCGTTCGCGAGGTCGTTCTGCACGACACGTTCGGGGAAATTTTTGGAAAGCGCGTCATCATCATCGGCGGAGGCGCCCAGGTGGCCCAGGTCGCGATGGGAGCCGTCAACGAAGCCGACCGGCATAATATCAGAGGCGAACGCATTTCTGTCGATACCATCCCGCTCGTTGGAGAGCAGAATCTGGCGCGTGCCGTGGAAGCGGTCGGCCGCCTGCCCCGCGCCTCGATCCTTGTTCTTGCCGGTTCACTGATGGGCGGCGAGATAACCACTGCCATCAAATCCATCCAGGCGGACGGCATCCCGGTCATCTGCCTCAAAATGGCGGGAAGCGCCTCGTCGGCGGCCGATCTTGTGGTCACCGATCCGATCCAGGCCGGGGTCATGGCCGTGATGCATATCAGCACGATCGGCGTATTCGATATTGCAAAAGTGAAAGGGGAAGAGTTCTGA
- a CDS encoding DNA-directed RNA polymerase subunit L, with protein sequence MKLKIIELEKDKIRVTLEGEGHTIVNALVDEILADPEVDVAKYVIKYQFSDPEVFITMKPGSTKEPLTVMREAAQHMIDRCDALLSCLKN encoded by the coding sequence ATGAAGCTGAAGATTATCGAGCTTGAGAAGGATAAGATACGGGTCACTCTGGAGGGTGAAGGGCACACGATCGTGAATGCGCTGGTGGATGAGATCCTTGCAGATCCCGAAGTGGATGTTGCCAAATATGTGATCAAATACCAGTTCTCCGATCCGGAAGTGTTTATCACCATGAAGCCCGGTTCTACAAAAGAGCCGCTCACGGTAATGCGTGAAGCCGCCCAGCATATGATCGACCGCTGCGACGCTCTTCTGAGCTGTCTGAAAAACTAA
- the rpsB gene encoding 30S ribosomal protein S2 codes for MTDNELGIELNEPLVSVEEYLAAGVHIGTQQKDNDMKDFIYRVRSDGLYIIDIRKTDERIKQVAKFLARYEPAKIFVVTSRQYGQYPAQKFADTIGALSHVGRFIPGTLTNPKLPKYVEPSVVIVTDPIGDAQVITEAVQCGMPVIALCDINNRTNNVDLVIPTNNKGRKALSMVYFLLTKEFLRQKGIVSAMTVEDFESEF; via the coding sequence ATGACCGACAATGAACTTGGAATTGAATTAAACGAACCATTAGTATCTGTAGAAGAATATCTTGCCGCCGGTGTCCATATCGGAACCCAGCAGAAAGACAACGACATGAAAGACTTCATCTACCGTGTCAGATCCGACGGTCTCTATATCATCGATATCAGAAAGACCGACGAGCGGATCAAACAGGTAGCAAAGTTCCTTGCACGCTACGAGCCTGCAAAGATCTTCGTCGTCACCTCCCGTCAGTATGGTCAGTACCCGGCACAGAAGTTCGCAGACACGATCGGCGCTCTCTCCCACGTTGGAAGATTCATCCCGGGAACCTTAACCAACCCGAAACTCCCGAAGTATGTTGAACCCTCGGTCGTTATCGTCACCGACCCGATCGGAGATGCTCAGGTCATCACCGAGGCCGTCCAGTGCGGTATGCCGGTAATTGCCCTTTGTGATATCAACAACCGTACAAACAATGTTGATCTCGTCATCCCGACCAACAACAAGGGACGCAAAGCACTCTCTATGGTTTACTTCCTGTTAACCAAAGAGTTCCTCAGACAGAAAGGCATCGTCTCGGCCATGACGGTCGAAGACTTCGAGTCTGAGTTCTAA
- a CDS encoding DNA-directed RNA polymerase subunit D, translating into MDLVFSRLDDSVARFTIHGATPAFANALRRSMIGEVPTLAIEDIRIYDNTSVLFDEMLAHRLGLIPIKTDLSQYVPRSECSCGGEGCPHCTVMFTLSVEGPKMVTSGDLISMDENVVPVHNNIPIVKLWENQKVVLEAVAEVNYGKEHAKWQPTLACGYSEYPVITIKDTCDGCGKCVAECPRDVLELTKDTVSIRVVNGESKEKDCSLCRLCETACMDSGIGEDPAIIISADSTKFIFVVESDGSLPVKEIIERALLHIKSRSSDLIEALQEGL; encoded by the coding sequence ATGGATCTGGTATTCAGCAGGCTCGATGACTCTGTCGCACGTTTTACTATTCACGGAGCGACTCCTGCATTCGCCAACGCACTTCGTCGCTCGATGATCGGTGAGGTGCCAACCCTCGCCATCGAAGACATCCGCATCTATGACAATACCAGCGTTCTCTTTGACGAGATGCTGGCACACAGACTTGGTCTCATCCCCATTAAGACCGACCTCTCGCAGTACGTTCCGCGAAGCGAATGTTCCTGCGGCGGCGAGGGATGTCCACACTGCACGGTAATGTTCACTCTGAGTGTTGAAGGCCCGAAGATGGTCACCTCCGGTGATCTTATCTCCATGGACGAGAACGTCGTCCCGGTCCACAACAATATCCCGATCGTCAAACTTTGGGAAAATCAGAAGGTCGTTTTAGAGGCAGTAGCGGAAGTCAACTACGGAAAAGAGCATGCCAAATGGCAGCCGACTCTTGCCTGCGGTTACTCAGAATATCCGGTCATCACCATCAAAGATACCTGTGACGGCTGCGGAAAATGTGTTGCCGAATGTCCCCGCGACGTTCTGGAACTCACGAAAGATACCGTCAGCATCCGTGTTGTAAACGGCGAAAGCAAGGAAAAAGACTGTTCGTTATGCCGTCTCTGCGAGACTGCATGCATGGACAGCGGCATCGGCGAAGACCCTGCTATTATTATTAGTGCAGACAGCACGAAGTTCATCTTCGTTGTTGAAAGCGACGGGTCCTTGCCGGTGAAAGAGATCATTGAAAGAGCACTGCTGCATATCAAGTCAAGATCCTCAGATCTTATTGAAGCATTACAGGAGGGACTGTAA
- a CDS encoding 50S ribosomal protein L13, protein MVTVIDGENLLLGRLSSIVATRILAGEEIAIINAEKVIVSGARAMVLNEYQVKRVRGSVEGGPFLPRRPDHLVKRTIRGMIPYKTRPGAAAFRRVKAYVGVPYELKDVEAEVLEDAHRSRLSGARYISVGEISKNLGAKF, encoded by the coding sequence ATGGTAACAGTTATTGATGGAGAAAATCTCCTTCTTGGAAGACTTTCCAGTATTGTTGCAACCCGCATCCTCGCCGGTGAGGAGATTGCAATCATCAATGCCGAGAAGGTCATCGTATCCGGCGCTCGTGCAATGGTCTTAAACGAATACCAGGTAAAGCGTGTTCGCGGATCCGTCGAAGGAGGTCCGTTCCTTCCAAGACGCCCGGACCACCTGGTAAAACGCACCATCCGCGGTATGATCCCCTACAAGACACGGCCGGGAGCAGCAGCTTTCCGCCGCGTCAAGGCATACGTCGGAGTTCCTTACGAACTCAAAGACGTCGAGGCGGAAGTTCTGGAAGATGCTCACCGCAGCCGGCTGAGCGGCGCCAGATACATCTCTGTTGGTGAGATCAGCAAAAACCTTGGAGCAAAATTCTAA
- a CDS encoding DNA-directed RNA polymerase subunit K has translation MTYTRYERARIVGARALQISMGAPVLVKTVKIDPLDIALEEFDADRVPITVKRQFGTCSEVL, from the coding sequence ATGACATATACACGTTATGAACGTGCCCGCATCGTCGGGGCACGTGCTTTACAGATTTCTATGGGAGCTCCGGTTCTCGTGAAAACCGTAAAGATTGATCCTCTTGACATTGCGTTAGAGGAGTTCGACGCTGATCGGGTCCCGATAACGGTGAAACGCCAGTTCGGTACCTGCTCAGAGGTGCTTTAA
- a CDS encoding 30S ribosomal protein S11, with the protein MAEATEKWGIAHIFASFNNTIITVTDLSGAETICKSSGGMVVKQARNESSPYAAMQMAINIAQASKDKGITGLHIRVRAPGNGRQRSPGPGAQAAIRALSRAGMRIGRIEDVTPVPHDSIRAKGGRRGRRV; encoded by the coding sequence ATGGCAGAAGCAACTGAAAAATGGGGTATTGCCCACATCTTTGCCTCATTCAACAACACCATCATCACCGTAACCGATCTTTCGGGTGCAGAAACCATCTGCAAATCCAGCGGTGGAATGGTCGTTAAGCAGGCCCGCAATGAGTCATCGCCCTACGCAGCAATGCAGATGGCAATCAACATCGCCCAGGCCTCCAAAGATAAAGGCATCACCGGCCTCCACATTCGTGTTCGTGCTCCCGGAAACGGAAGACAGCGGTCACCCGGACCCGGCGCACAGGCAGCAATCCGTGCACTTTCACGTGCAGGTATGCGCATCGGCAGAATCGAAGACGTAACTCCGGTACCACACGACAGCATCCGTGCCAAAGGTGGCAGAAGGGGCAGGAGAGTCTGA
- the eno gene encoding phosphopyruvate hydratase produces the protein MTEISDILLRTILDSRGNPTVEAEISTISGGFGRACAPSGASTGIYEAKVRPCDEAVADAYINLIPKLIELDSADQRGFDDTLHEVDGTSDLSGIGANIAVALSLANAKAAASTLNMELYQYLGGAFISQTPLPLGNVIGGGAHAVDATDIQEFLIVPTGASTAAEAVFTNALVHKRIKEILIARGKGCGKGDEGGWAPHIADLEAFEIVNEATTKVFDETGIEVRMGLDVAASEMWDAASGRYVYKNAKRTTEEQIAYIADLTEKYNLIYVEDPIQEEDFEGFARITEEVSGRDTLICGDDLFVTNASRLEEGIRNDACNCVLIKPNQIGTLTDTFETISLAHDYGYETVMSHRSGETTDNTIAHLATAFGCCFMKSGVVGGERIAKLNELIRIEEHF, from the coding sequence ATGACTGAAATTTCCGACATTCTTCTTCGGACAATTCTGGACTCACGCGGCAATCCGACCGTCGAAGCCGAGATCTCCACGATCTCCGGCGGATTCGGTCGTGCCTGCGCTCCGAGCGGAGCCTCTACCGGTATCTATGAGGCAAAAGTCCGTCCGTGTGACGAGGCCGTGGCCGATGCCTATATCAACCTCATCCCCAAACTGATCGAACTTGATTCTGCCGATCAGCGCGGATTCGATGACACCCTGCATGAAGTCGACGGAACGTCCGATCTTTCCGGAATCGGTGCCAACATCGCCGTGGCTCTGTCCCTTGCCAACGCCAAAGCAGCGGCAAGCACACTCAACATGGAACTCTATCAGTACCTCGGCGGCGCTTTTATCTCCCAGACCCCGCTGCCGTTAGGAAATGTTATCGGGGGCGGCGCTCATGCCGTTGACGCAACCGATATTCAGGAGTTCCTTATCGTGCCGACCGGCGCATCCACTGCTGCTGAAGCCGTATTCACCAATGCCCTCGTCCACAAACGCATAAAAGAGATTCTTATCGCGCGCGGAAAAGGCTGCGGTAAAGGCGACGAGGGAGGATGGGCTCCGCACATCGCCGACCTTGAAGCCTTTGAAATCGTGAACGAAGCAACCACCAAAGTCTTTGACGAGACCGGCATCGAAGTCCGCATGGGACTTGACGTTGCCGCATCGGAGATGTGGGATGCCGCAAGCGGTAGATACGTCTATAAGAATGCAAAGCGAACTACTGAGGAGCAGATTGCATACATTGCCGACCTGACCGAAAAATACAACCTGATCTATGTCGAAGACCCGATTCAGGAAGAGGATTTCGAAGGGTTTGCACGTATCACCGAAGAAGTCTCCGGCCGCGACACTCTTATCTGCGGTGATGACCTGTTCGTTACGAATGCTTCCCGTCTGGAAGAAGGTATCAGAAATGATGCCTGCAACTGTGTCCTGATCAAACCAAACCAGATCGGAACGCTGACGGACACCTTCGAAACGATCAGTCTCGCCCATGATTACGGGTATGAAACCGTCATGAGCCACCGATCCGGTGAAACGACCGACAACACCATCGCTCATCTTGCAACGGCATTCGGCTGCTGCTTTATGAAGAGCGGTGTTGTTGGTGGAGAGCGCATTGCTAAACTAAATGAACTTATAAGAATTGAGGAGCATTTCTAA